The genomic region CACCGCCGGCGACGAATTCTTCCAGCTACGCAACGGTATGCTTCTTgcttactttttctttttaactctTAATTACCTTTTTCTCTTCGAGAAACTATTCGTTTGAAACACCGGTATGGATCCGGGTCGTATTGCCGCGGACCCTGATTTGGGAATTGCTTTTATGTGGAATTTGATCCCTTTAGTAGTTACTGTGTGTTGAATACTGTAGGGGGACTGCTTAGTTTTCAATACTTTATGCATCTGAGAATGTATATGGATGTCGAGATCATGGATATGTCCATGTTGATCTGAAATGTTGTTTTAGatgaaaagggaaaatttagtttttgcGTTGATATTAATTCCATTAGGCTTCTCGACAATCCTGAACTTTTATTTGTAAGTATTTCAGTTTGTTATAGTTAACTTCGAGACGAAGAAAGTATAGTTCTTAATTCTACTGGCAGTATTGGGTTTTCGACTAGGCTGCAAGTGGATTAAGTGTAGAATTGTATCAAACTCGAGTCCTCAACATAATGTTTATGCTGTACTGTAAGGTTATCATGTCAGATCTGAACTAGCATTTTGTTTATGCTGAAATGATACTGCTgacatcaatatattaaatgatgcTAGTAGAGTCAGCTTTATTAGACCATAAGactgaattattaaatatgaaaggTGTTTTTGGATTATAACCTTATGGGAAATATGTGAGTTTTATGGTTGCTTGATAGAGTTTTTCGCATTTTATCATTGTTGTTTAAGTTTGTCTTCCTTCTTGCTTCATGGATACCTCTTCCCTCATTGCATGCTTCTTGCCCTTGCAGATTTTACTTGATTCTACAGGAAGATGTATGATAATCTTGGAGCACAACCTCGGGTGCCTGGGCCACCCAACACACAGGCAAATCCTTTTGGGAATGCATTCTATGGTGCAAGTTCAGGATTCATTAAAGGTGGACTGGGTGCTTATGGAGAGAAAATTTTAGGATCGAGCTCTGAATATGTACAAAGCAATGTAAGAGCTTATGTGGCCTGAGGCTCTAATAGAATTTCTCTATCTTAAGCTCTTGAGGGCTCTAGCTAAATTTCCCAGTGCCTCGAACATCAATAGTTCTACATCATGCTGATGAGAGAGAACTTCATAGTTATTTTCACGTGGATTTAAAGTTTTGgtaataatttctcatttcttttattatttaattgttttgcaaACAGATCAGCAGATACTTTTCTGACCCTCAATACTATTTCCAAGTTAATGACCATTATGTGAAGAATAAATTGAAGGTTGTTCTTTTCCCGTTTCTGCACAGGGTAACATCTTGATCctctataataatttttggttCACTTATTTTTAGTTGTTTCTGTTTCTTGGTGGTTATGGTGTTCCTTTAAGACTAGTATGTTCTCTTGCTTTTTAATCTCCATCAGGGCCATTGGACAAGAATCAGTGAACCAGTCGGTGGCAGGCTCTCCTACAAGCCCCctatttatgatataaatgCTCCAGACTTGTACATTCCTTTCATGGCATTTGGTACATATGTGGTTCTTGCTGGCTTATCATTAGGTCTTCATGGAAAGTAAGCTTCATATTTATTGGTTCTTAGCATagtatattttaagaattgaGTTCATCTGTTCGTGGCTGAATTATGATGGAAAATTTGTTTTGCAACTTATGGTGGAATATTTTGACAATGTTCCTTCATTCTCTTCTTTATCTAAGGTGTATGTCTGTCAAATTACCTATACCTTCCTTGATGTCTTCCTAGTGATGTTTGAGGCGAGTAATCTTTAATGACTGTCCTGAATTTTGTTCTTGATAGTATAATTCCCTGTTTTTTCCCCTGTATGCTTTCATCTTATTCCTCTAAACTCTAAAGCAaacattatatatgtaaatacatTTAAGATTTGAACTCAGTCTCGGAGTTATTAGAAGTGTCAATTTTCTTCTAGAAGACTATTTGTCGCCGTAATCTTCCTTTGTGTAATCACATGAAACTTCTTGGTAAAtgagattaaataattagatcaGAGGCTGAGTGATGAGATGTGGTCATCCTAACTCTTTTTCCCAACTGGTCTCTCTCCGACTTTTACATGCcatctttaatttttcctctCTCTATGCATGACTCTGTGAATATAGTTTCCGCTGTTGTCTATACTTTTCTCCGGTTTTGCCTGCTGCGTATTGTTAGAATAGTTTTGCTTCGTTTGGTCTAATAGTTCTACATTGCTTGCCAGGTTTAGCCCCGAAGCTCTAAACTGGCTGTTTGTCAAGGGGCTGGTAGGCTGGACTTTTCAAGTTGCTCTGCTGAAAATGACATTGTTCTCCTTGGGTAGTGGAGAGGCACCTTTGCTAGACATCGTGGCATATGCCGGATACACCTTCACGGGATTGTCTCTAGCTGTCttgggaaaaatattttggggcTATGCGTACTACTTTCTGTTGCCGTGGACGTGCCTGTGCATGGGAGTTTTCTTGGTGAAGACAATGAAGCGAGTTCTTTTTGCAGAAGTGAGGAGTTACGATTCAAGCAGGCATCATTATCTGCTGCTCTTCATTGCCTTGGCGCAATTTCCACTCCTCATTTGGCTCGGCAACATTAGTCTTAATTGGCTCTTCTAAACTGTATGCATTTCAAGTTGCAGTGAAGGAATTCAAAATGTGACGGTCTGAAGAACTAGTTTTTGGCTATCTCATTAATTTGTTCATAGTCTTCTGAATTGCTGTCCTTACATTACAATCTAAGCAGATGTATTTTCCAATTTCCAGGATAATATACATGCTTTTAACACTAAAGTCATTGACAGAAGTAAAGGAAATGAATCTTGATAGTTGTCGGACATTGACACCGTGCCATTGTCAATATCTGCGCACTTGGGAACAGAAAGAAACAAAGCAGCAGGTGTAGTTGGTCTTGGAATCTAGTTGTAACATTGCGACATGACCTGATCGTCTCACTTGGTCCGGTGAAGCCATTTTATGCCCAACGTCGTGAAATCTAACATCTGACTCTTTCTCTTTAAAGTAAATTGAATTTCCTGTTTTTTTTACCTGTGAATAGCAAATTGTCATTTCTTGCAAGATCAAACATTCACAGGATTTTTATGAGTATAACCGAATTTTTTAACGAAGGAACaggagaggaaaagaaaagtctAAGATAATTACTTTTCAACCTTTTCTTGCGGAAAAAGAGGGGGTACAAAAGTctaagataattattttttaattttttttctgggGTTTTGACTTGATAAAACTTGAGGAGAACGAAACTGGAGAGGTTCCTTCCGCCAAGCACGACGCTCAACGCGGACTCCCTATACCCGAGGGGAAAATAGCCAATGGCTGATCGTCTGACACTCGCAACTCCATCAGCTATGGCTTCTGTCTCCGCCGCCAGAATCGCCCCTCGCTTCCTGCCTTCCGCCAACGCTGCCGTCGCCAAGCTCTGCTTCCGTTCTCCTCTGGAGCTCAAATCCCTCGGATCCTCCTCTCTTTTCTCACCCCTCTTTCTTGCTCAGGTACACGGAGTCGCTCGATATCAATGTTTTTGATTCATGCATTTTACTTAGTTCTTGTggttttcttctctcttttagAAGAGCGCTCTGCAACGATTACCTAGTTCGAGGATTGGGTATTCGACGGCGTCGTCACCCAAATGCTTTGCGTCGGACCCTGAAGAGCTGAAAGTTGCCAGAGAGGATATCAAAGAGCTTCTCAAGACGAAGTTCTGTCACcctattttggtaatttttattgttttcacTCGTTTCCTCCTCCTTTTTCCTAAAGATTACGAATAAGATGATTGTTGACGGCTGAGTCTACTCGATCGGTTGAATAAATCGTTAGAGGATGTCTTTTATATGCTTTTTGCTCATTAGTTGTCGGAgattgcttttctttcttatagATTAACCCTTTTGCTGTCTTCGAGTCCAAAGTTTAAAGGGGTTTAGTTTACGTTCTGGTAATAGCCATTTATTTTAGgcagaaaatgaagaaaatgttTTCAGATTTACTGGGTGAAATTGGAATATGAGGTGCAagttaaatgaatttttttaacatttgaCATTCCCAAGAAAGGAGAGATTAGAGTTATTCCTGTAATGTGATTAGTCAATGTAGAAATGAATCTCCTACTAAGAATTATCTTCATAGTAACAATGGTTTATTCAGCTGTATGACTCTTGTTTCATCAATggaatcaaacaaattttaagtGATACTCTTGATTTGTGGACTACAGTTATTATGTAAAACTAATATTAAGATTTGCAagcattttgatttataaGCATTATTGTATAGGTCCGGCTGGGATGGCATGATGCTGGTACATATAACAAGAATATTGAGGAGTGGCCACAAAGAGGTGGTGCTAATGGAAGTTTAAGATTTGAAGTTGAACTGAAACATGGAGCAAATGCTGGTGAGCTATTCGCCTTTTGAGTTGTGTTTCTTGTTCGATAGTATTTTGCCTGACAGTTTGGGTTGTACAGGGCTAGTTAATGCTCTCAAACTTCTTCAGGCCATCAAGGACAAGTATTCTAACGTTACATATGCTGACTTATTTCAGTTGGCCAGTGCTACTGCTATAGAGGTTATCCCTCATTTTAGGTTGAATCTTATCTTATAGAGAAAACTTAATTGAAGTATTGAACAATGATTTATGATACATTTAAAATTGCAGGAAGCTGGAGGCCCAAAAATCCCTATGAAATATGGAAGAGTGGATGTCTCTGGACCTGAACAATGCCCAGAAGAAGGGAGGCTACCTGGTAAAACAACTGTagcaaatcttattttatgcaTTTCTAGAAGAATGAACATTGTTATGCATGGGATATAAACATTTGGTGATGTCATGTCAGAGTCTAGTCCCGTGAATCTTGTTTGGTAGCCATGAAAGGTTGATGTTTTCACATAAGCGAGGTCCCAGAGTAGACTGTAGGatatgaattttcagaaaatattgaaattgttatataggtaatatccaaataaaactaataaagtATCTGCAGCAGCACTTCGATCATGAAACTTCCAAATGTAGAGAGGAGATCAGGTCGGCTTTTTTGCCAGCATATTTTGGGTCCACATAGGGAGTTTTGCATTTGTAAATAGAACACCTATCCATATTTAGCAGACGAGTAAATTCTTTGCTTCGTCCTTGAGACatcttatttgaataaattttatctttgTTATATGGCAGTTAATAATTACACGAGACACTTGTTCTCTAATGTCATAATTTATGTTGTTTGGATAATTGGATTTTCCTATTATACAGCGTCATGTATCTCCAAGATGTGTACTATAATTTCTTTGTTCTTATACAAGAACCTATGGATGCAATTTTTCCCTATGTCCTGTTCAAAGTTAGCTACTGACATTATCCATTATTTAGATGCTGGCCCCCCTTCCCCTGCTGCTCATTTACGTGATGTCTTCTACCGGATGGGACTGAATGATAAGGTAATTGGTCGTTCTAATTTAACCTAATATTTGTCATTGATTGGTTATAAATATCTTGTTGATGAACTTTCTGCTGTTCAGGAAATAGTTGCTCTCTCTGGTGCACACACTCTTGGAAGGTCCAGGCCAGATCGTAGTGGATGGGGCAAGCCAGAGACCAAATATACGGTAGAAAACAGCACAATTGATTTGATAGTTTACCTGTTATCTGTTGGTCATTGCGTGCTCTAGtgttagaattttaaatgCTGCACCTGCCTTATATGATGATGAAGCTAATGCTTGTGGAATAGACCTGGAAGAAGTAAAGTATAAGGTCGTTCTGTCATTTGGCTATTTCACCTTGAACAAAATGCTGCTACTTAGTCAGATTAAGTCGATATGCAGAGCATAAACTTAGTCAAGCTACAAGTGATATAGAGGCAGTGGATATTTGAGGATACAAAACACTGAGATAAGGTGAATTGAGTGATTAAGAAACAATGATATGGACGAAAAAAACGAGCAGGATGAGGTATTTGATAAGTTTTCATACTAAActagaattaaaatataagatcgTCATATCAATGATTTCATTAAAGCTATAAGTACTGAAATGGGAGCTACACCGAATTCTTTTTGGATACATCCAAAGGTCATTAGTCACTTCACGTACTGGTTAACCATGGGACAAACAGAAGTAGCCTCTGATCTAGATAAGTGGGATGAAGATTGATCCATGTAAGTGGGATGAAGATTGATCCATGTAATGGGGATCACAAAAACATGTGATGAGGCCTGTCGGTGTTGCTAtgttatctttatttatttttttctttttgtgtttttatttttgcttctttAATTGGCATTCACATGATCTGCTTTTTGCTAGCAGCCTTTGCTAATACTCTTAGCCATGAATACCCAAGATAGCTTATTTTTATGTGGATATTAAGCtgctattcttttttatggCAGAAAGATGGACCAGGGGCCCCTGGAGGGCAATCATGGACAGTGCAGTGGctgaaatttgataattcCTACTTTAAGGTGCAAAATGATGAtatctattttcattttttgatttttccaaCCGAAGCTACCGACCTCCTGCTCTTATGCATAATTGATTACAATTTGTAGGATATTAAAGAAAGAAGGGATGAAGATCTATTGGTTTTACCTACCGATGCTGTTCTTTTTGAAGATCCTTCTTTCAAGgtaaaattagataaaagaACGTCATCTcatgaattttctttatattttatgccTCTTCTGATTCTTCAAATTACGTTTATGCAGGAATACGCCGAGAAATATGCTGTAGATCAAGATGCATTTTTCAGAGATTATGCGGAAGCTCATGCTAAGCTTAGCAATCTTGGAGCTAAATTTGACCCTCCTGAGGTATTTATCCcatttcttttgctttctaGTTTTGTCTTTTGTCGCTAATACATCATTTTAGAGTCCAATAAAACTCACAAACGAGCTTTAATTTGCTTTCACAAACTTTATTTGTTTCAACCTCCTTTTCGGTCAATTCACCCAAATATATACCCAAATATATCACCCTTTCACTCATGCCTTCAGATTcgtttgaaatttatcattgTAGTCTGATTACTTTctaaacttataaatatttctgcAGGGTTTCTCCATATAGATGCAAGAATCTACCTTAAAATTTTGTGGCAGCCAATTACTCCACGGGAAAGGTTGTAGTTCTTGACAGCTGAGAGCttattttgcttcttttatACATTAAAGGTTTGCAGCCTGCAGGACTAGactatttctttttgtgtgcTGTTAACGAGAACACTGGTGTTCAAGctatattacaaatttgtGGGAACAACAAATTTAGATCTTTGATGTTTTagtgaagaaagaagaataagTTCATGAAGCTTTAGTTATTATACATCTTTGCTACTAGCAAAGAAGTTAAGCTGATCAAAGGGCCGTATTCTGGTTATCTACCAAAATAGACACACTCGGTATTCAAAATAAAGCTCATTTGTATTGGGATTAGGTTAACAGCTACACAGGTAGTTCATGGATAGTTGAATGCAGATATATTTGCTTGCcagatttgatataaaatcAAAGCTCAACAGCCATTACCCTTCTTGGTAGTTTAACTTTCCAAATTGGGGCAAAAAAGAAGTGGGCCATAGGCATCCCCCTGAGTTTGGATGGCCGACTTACCCCAACCAACAGAGGCTTATTTTGAGTTAACCAGCTTGATGATTCATGTGGGCTATCTggattagaaaattttgaaattggataattttgctttcaatttcaaattttgttacatacttttaattaaactcGAAGAACACGTACTTGTAAGGGTTCGTATTTATTTGCTCTTAACAATCCCGATTTTTACTTTCTCATGCCAAAATTCTTAGTAACAATCATATAAATCCAGTTCAATATCGATGAAAGGTTACATTGGTACATAAACGTCCACTATACATTATACAATGAGATATTTTAGATTAtgaatatacttttttaatatttaatttgagagCATGATAAAATATCCAATCAATTTAACCATTCTTGAACCTTAAAGAGAGAGTtgtatataatcaatttaacaTTCCCGAAGATTAAGGAGAGGTATTAGTATCCAATTTTGTGTTGCAAATTAATTCTTATCCTTTATAAAAGTTTCGCACTCGCCCTGGAACTCATCTATGATCATCaaactttttatcttttgcattATCACTTGGACGTCGCCCTGTGCTGAATTAATTTTGCCACCGCCTTAGACATCCTAAATAAAATTCCCATTTTCCCTGTTTCCATATGCTTCTCAGCATGATATTTCCTTAGTCCTTTCTCAATTATCTGCTTGTTGAAGTTCATTCTGTCGTCCACAATGGGATTGCACTGCATTGCGTCAAGAATACCGCAGCGGAAGCACTCTGCTACAGTATGAACACTTTCCGTGACACTTTCTTGACATGGGATGTAGTGGGTCTAAGGCGGAGGAGTTGCCGCTGGTCATTCGCTGCCGTCACCGGCTAGCCGCTAGACACCGCTACGATCTCGCTGCCGCCCATGTGTCCTACTTCCGCTCGCTCAAACATGTCGGCGATGCTCTACGGAAATTTGTTGACGAGGAGTTAATTACTACATCCCCTTCTTCTTGTTCCTCTTGTTTCTCCCCATCTTTGGTTTTCCCTTCAGCTTCGACGATGAAAGCAAGAATGCTGGTGAACCACTGAATTtatatgatgatgaggatgaggagCAGGAGTCGCATTTATATCTATCTGATTCTTCTTCTGATGATGATGGGAATCCAGAAGGTGATTATAAGTATCAGCATCATGCACATGATTCGGATGACAGCAGGCATGATCAGCACCACAGCCATCGCCCACATGTGGACAAGGAGAAGGATTTGATAAGCGAGCAAAGGAGGAGGAATCTCCATCTCACCACATGGGTGGTGGTTCTTATGGGTATGGTACTGGGGATGGGTTGATTAATGGCACGTATGTATACCCGTTTTACCTGCTGTCGCCCCGTTCTTACGAGGAGCCTTATATGGATCCCACCTAAAGGGAATGTGGCAGCGATGGTATTACTCCAATAGTTCGAATTTAAACCACATGAGGAAGTCAATGAAAACGGTGGTTCAGGAGCCACCAGCGCAGCCGGCGTACGGGTACTTCGATTCATACTGGAATTCTCCAGCTGGGTATGGGCATGGATACTGTCCCATGTGTCTAGAGGTGGTGAATTTGGGAACAGTGAGGGTGTCAAAGTGAGTCCACGAAAAGAGACGCCACCTCCTCCACCGCCAAAAGCGTCAGCATGGAACTTTTTCAACCCTTTTGATGTGTTTAATAGTTGGTATACGGGTTTTTATTCAACTGGGAGATACGGCTATAGGTTGAATTTTAGGAGCCCCGGTCGAGGACTCGAGAGATGTGAAATTGGCAACGGAAATCATAGAGTAGTTCATTGAAGAGAGATTGAAATCAACAAAGGAGGGTATATCTCTGGttttattcattcattttcaaaaCGTACAGAGGGTGgggtatatatacatattgctGCTATAACTGCTTAAACTGTTATTCCCTCCCTCTGTCTAATTCTTTAAAACAGCAACTTTAATAAGCGTTCTTTAACTCATAAGAAAAGTTGCTAATTCACTAACAGACTCATGCTCTTCTTGGTGTGCTTGTTCGCGTGTTTAGGAACACGCGATTTTGTCCTGCTGTTCTTCCCTCACTCTGTTCTTCTGAAATACAGTTGTTGCACTGCTGTTGTATCATTGTTTACACGCCCCCCTCAAGTGGGACTTGTCAAGATATTGATGAGTCCCAACTTGATTATGAGTGAAAGGAATTTAGGTCCAGGCAAAGCTTTTGTAAACAGATCAGCTGGTTGGTTCTTGGAGGGTATGTGCTTAGGTAGCAAAAATCCTTGCTTATACTTATCCCGAACTAAATGGCAATCGATCTCCAAATGTTTAGTCCTTTCGTGGAAAACTGGATTAGCCACGATGTATAAAGCCGCTTGGTTGTCACAAAAGAAGGGGATAGGAGTAGGAGACTCAAGTTGGAATTCCTTGAGTAAGTTATGTATCCAGATGAGTTCACATGTAGTGGAACCCATGCTGCGATATTCTGCTTCAGCACTCGATCGAGCTACTGTTGTTTGCTTTTTGGTTTTCCACGATATCAAACTATCCCCTAGGAATATACAGTAACCGGTTAAGGATCTCCTTGAGTCCTTACATGCAGCCCAATCTGCATCACAGAAAGAAACTAAGTCAAAATTGGAATCTGCAGCAAAAAACAAACCTGTGTGCATTGTTCCCTTCAAGTATCTGACTATGTTGAGTGCTGCATCCCAATGTCCTTTGCATGGCCGTTGCATAAACTGACTTAATTGCTGCGTGGCATAGCATATGTCAGGTCTTGAAAATCCTAGGTAGAGAAGCCTACCTAAGAGTCTCCTATATTGTTCAGGATTTGTCAATAGTTCATCCTCATAAGCTGTAAGCTTGAAACCTGCTGGAAAAGGAGTGGTGGTGGCCTTTGCTGATGCAAGTTTAGCATCATCTACAATATCCTTTATGTACTTAGCTTGAGTAATGGTGATACCTTGTTTAGACCTTGCAATTTCTAAGCCAAGGAAGAATCTGGCTTCACCAAGGTCTTTAATAGTAAAAAGACGATctaaatatagtttaatttctGAAAGAGTATGTTCAGATGGTCCTGCAAGAAGTACATCATCCACATATACTAACAAGCAGTAAAAACCTGTAGATGTTAGCTTAGTAAACAAACAGTAATCATGCTTACACTGTATGAAACCATAACTTTCTAATTTGGAAGTGAATTCTTGGTTCCATTGTCTTGAGGCCTGTTTTAATCCATATAAAGATCTTTTTAATTTGCACACATAACCCTTTGGTATGTTGGATCCTTCAGGGGCTTCCATGTATATTTCTTCATCAATAGTACCATGTAGAAATGCATTGTTTATATCTAATTGATGTAGATGCCAATTAAATTTTGCAGCAAGTGCTATAAAAATTCTAACTGTGACAGCCTTTGCAACAGGAGAAAAACTATCAAAGTAGTCTATTCCTTCTAATTGGTTATATCCTTTAGCTACAAGCCTAGCTTTATATCTTTCAATAGTGCCATCTGGTTTTAGTTTCAGTTTGAATATCCATTTGCAACCTAtagttcttttgtttttaggTAATTCTGTTATTTCCCATGTTTGGTTCTTTTCTAAAGCCTTAAGCTCTACAAGCATAGCATCTTTCCATTCCTTTTGTTTAATAGCCTGATTAAAAGACTTTGGTTCTTGTGGTAGAGAAGCAGCAGATAATAAGCAAGAATGAATGGAAGTGGGATAGGAGATATTAGTCATATTCTGATGATCTGAAATATTAGAACAAATATAGTCCTGTAGTTTGGTTGGTCTAGTTGTAACTCTTGTGGATCTTCTTAGAATCTCATTACTATTTTCTACAGGATTATTTTCCTGCTCTGCTGTTAAAGACTCTGTACTATTATAATCCTCTTGTACagtaatattttgttcattatcaTCAGTGGTTTCTAGGTTTAGATCAGTTTCTAAGTGAGGTAAAGAACATGTAATGGGGTCACTTTGATGTCCTACATATGGAAAAACATTCTCATGAAACACAACATCTCTTGAAACAAGTATGGTTCTTCTTTCTAAGTCATACAATTTGTATCCCTTTTTATTAGCGGCATAACCTAAGAAGACACATTTAAAGGCCCTAGGAtcaaatttggatttattagGGAAAGTATTAGTAGCAAAACACAAGCAtccaaaagttttaaaaagaGTATAGTTCACAGATTTATTATGCAATACTTCATAGGGTGTTTTCCAATTTAATATAGGTGTAggaattctatttattatgtatgtcGCTGTAAGAATGGCATCTGTCCAAAACATTTTTGGTACGTTGGATTGGAACATTAGGGACCTAGCTACTTGAAGCAaatgtttatgttttctttcaacgatcccattttgctgaggtgtATGAACACATGatgtttgatgtattattcccattttcttaaagaaactTTGACATTGTTCTCCCATAAATTCAGTACCATTGTCACTTCTTACAGTTTTAATCTTCCTCTCAAATTGTGTAAGTATCATGTTATAAAAATCCATAAGTATGTTCACAGTATGTGatttaagtttcattaagAATGTCCATGTAGTTCTACTGTGATCATCTACTATAGTTAACATATAGGAGCATCTAGATAAGGAATATTCATTATATGGGCCCCATATATCTATGTGCAAGAGATCAAAACAGTGTTGAGATATGCTACTGCTGGCATTAAAAGGTTGTCTTTCTTGCTTAGCCTTAGGACAGATTTCACATAAGAGTGGCTGATCATTGCAATCTTTCATTAATCCTGTATGTTTCAATACATTGAATGAAATATGTCCTAGTCTATTATGCCATATTTGTGATGAAACATCATGAACACTAAGGGCTGTTTCTTGACAGTTTTTGATAACAGCATCTATGTATCTCTTCTCAAAGGAGTGTTTCTTGAGAACATATAGTTTTCCTAACATGCTTGCTACTCCAAGAACTTCTTTAGTCTTGTGGTCCTGCATAACACAAtaattctttgaaaatatgaaacgAATAGAGGAAGAATTGCATATTTTACTAATGGACAATAAGTTGAACTTTAAATCTGGCACAAGGAGAACGTCTTCAAAATAGATTTTGTTAGGAAAGGTTACAGTCCCTGAGCCCTTTATAGAGTGTCTAGTACCATCTGCTAAATGTATACATGCATCAGACATTTTAAGTTTGGGTTTATCAAACAAATCAGAGTTGTTGCACATATGAGCTGTTGCTCCACTATCCAAAATCCACATATGAGAATCCAAATTATTCAAAACAGAATTTTCAGAGATTTTACCTGAGAATTCAATATCATTCAAGTTGGCAGAGCTTGATGTTTGTGCTTCTGAAGCTCCAAAATATTTCTGTAGTTCCGTCCTTATGAGTTCACTCATTGATTTCTCATCTACCACACTGTGCACATTCTCTTCAATTTGTGCAGCTGCTGTCAATTTATTGTTCATAGTTCCTGACTTCTTTCTTTGATCAACCAACGTCTTATACCAGTCCGGATAACCATATATTtcgaaacaaacttcctttaaaTGGCCTGATTTGCCACATTGTTTGCAGACTTGGTTTCTTTTATCTGcaaatgatttctttttctgaaattctgGCCTTTTATACACCTGCATTGCCATGATTTGAGATGTATTTGGCggctcttctttctctttctcaacTCTGAGAATCATGGCATAAGCTTTACTAACACCCGGTACTGGATCCATCATAAGAATCTGATTCCTCTCATGATTATACAATTCATTCAATCCCATAAGGAATTGAATGGTCTGATTATGGCTGTTGATGTCTGCTGATTCTTTGGCTGCCCCACAGGTACATTTTGGTGTGTAGGTTATGGAAGATAATTCATCCCACAGTTTCTTTAATCTTGAAAAGTAGGCAGAAACTGTTAGGGAGCCTTGCGACAATACACCAAGTTTTTTCTTCAATCGAAATTCCAACGGACCATTACTTTGTCCGAAC from Sesamum indicum cultivar Zhongzhi No. 13 linkage group LG3, S_indicum_v1.0, whole genome shotgun sequence harbors:
- the LOC105159461 gene encoding probable L-ascorbate peroxidase 6, chloroplastic isoform X2; translated protein: MADRLTLATPSAMASVSAARIAPRFLPSANAAVAKLCFRSPLELKSLGSSSLFSPLFLAQSALQRLPSSRIGYSTASSPKCFASDPEELKVAREDIKELLKTKFCHPILVRLGWHDAGTYNKNIEEWPQRGGANGSLRFEVELKHGANAGLVNALKLLQAIKDKYSNVTYADLFQLASATAIEEAGGPKIPMKYGRVDVSGPEQCPEEGRLPDAGPPSPAAHLRDVFYRMGLNDKEIVALSGAHTLGRSRPDRSGWGKPETKYTKDGPGAPGGQSWTVQWLKFDNSYFKDIKERRDEDLLVLPTDAVLFEDPSFKEYAEKYAVDQDAFFRDYAEAHAKLSNLGAKFDPPEGFSI
- the LOC105159460 gene encoding protein YIF1B-like translates to MYDNLGAQPRVPGPPNTQANPFGNAFYGASSGFIKGGLGAYGEKILGSSSEYVQSNISRYFSDPQYYFQVNDHYVKNKLKVVLFPFLHRGHWTRISEPVGGRLSYKPPIYDINAPDLYIPFMAFGTYVVLAGLSLGLHGKFSPEALNWLFVKGLVGWTFQVALLKMTLFSLGSGEAPLLDIVAYAGYTFTGLSLAVLGKIFWGYAYYFLLPWTCLCMGVFLVKTMKRVLFAEVRSYDSSRHHYLLLFIALAQFPLLIWLGNISLNWLF
- the LOC105159461 gene encoding probable L-ascorbate peroxidase 6, chloroplastic isoform X1; this translates as MADRLTLATPSAMASVSAARIAPRFLPSANAAVAKLCFRSPLELKSLGSSSLFSPLFLAQKSALQRLPSSRIGYSTASSPKCFASDPEELKVAREDIKELLKTKFCHPILVRLGWHDAGTYNKNIEEWPQRGGANGSLRFEVELKHGANAGLVNALKLLQAIKDKYSNVTYADLFQLASATAIEEAGGPKIPMKYGRVDVSGPEQCPEEGRLPDAGPPSPAAHLRDVFYRMGLNDKEIVALSGAHTLGRSRPDRSGWGKPETKYTKDGPGAPGGQSWTVQWLKFDNSYFKDIKERRDEDLLVLPTDAVLFEDPSFKEYAEKYAVDQDAFFRDYAEAHAKLSNLGAKFDPPEGFSI